A single region of the Salipaludibacillus sp. LMS25 genome encodes:
- a CDS encoding class I SAM-dependent methyltransferase has product MNLTRILPFARELLAKAVPENGVAIDATAGNGHDSLFLAKCVGEHGFVYSFDIQKQAIESTKKRLISENALTPVSLIHDGHENLLTYLKTEHMGQVDGAIFNLGYLPGSDKAIVTMAEKTITAIRHILTHLKSEGLLVLVIYSGHEEGQEEREVLVPYVRQLPQETYHVLEYRFTNQRNNPPFIIAIEKR; this is encoded by the coding sequence ATGAACTTAACTCGTATACTTCCTTTCGCAAGGGAATTATTAGCGAAAGCCGTCCCCGAAAATGGGGTGGCGATTGATGCCACAGCAGGCAATGGTCATGATTCGCTCTTTTTAGCAAAATGCGTTGGTGAGCACGGCTTTGTGTACAGCTTCGATATCCAAAAACAAGCGATTGAGTCAACGAAAAAACGGCTCATATCAGAAAATGCATTAACCCCTGTCAGTCTTATTCATGATGGTCACGAAAACTTACTTACGTATTTAAAAACTGAGCATATGGGACAAGTGGATGGTGCTATCTTCAATTTAGGCTATTTGCCAGGGAGTGATAAGGCGATCGTGACCATGGCTGAGAAAACGATTACAGCTATCCGCCATATTTTAACTCATTTAAAGTCTGAGGGACTTCTCGTCCTAGTCATTTATAGCGGTCACGAAGAAGGGCAAGAAGAGAGAGAGGTCCTCGTACCTTATGTTCGCCAATTACCGCAAGAGACGTATCATGTGCTAGAATATCGATTTACGAATCAACGTAATAATCCTCCGTTTATTATCGCTATCGAAAAACGCTAA
- the leuS gene encoding leucine--tRNA ligase, producing MAFEHQKIEKKWQHVWEENKIFATTEDPSKKKFYALDMFPYPSGAGLHVGHPEGYTATDILSRMKRMQGYNVLHPMGWDAFGLPAEQYALDTGKHPREFTEQNINNFRRQIKALGFSYDWDREVNTTDETYYKWTQWIFLQLYRKGLAYVDEVAVNWCPALGTVLANEEVIDGKSERGGHPVERRPMKQWMLKITAYADRLLEDLEELDWPESIKDMQRNWIGRSEGADVHFKLDELGKEITVFTTRPDTLYGATYLVLAPEHALVNDLTTAEQKEAVTAYQHKVATKSDLERTELAKEKTGVFTGGYATHPVTGEKVPVWIADYVLVNYGTGAIMAVPGHDERDYEFAKTFDLPIKEVVSGGDISTEAYAGDGAHVNSDFLNGLHNEEAISAMCDWLEKNKKGERQITYRLRDWLFSRQRYWGEPIPMIHWEDGTMEPIPEHELPLTLPEMEEFKPSGTGESPLANNTDWLYVTDPKTGKKGRRETNTMPQWAGSCWYYLRYIDPHNDEQLADPKKLQQWLPVDIYIGGAEHAVLHLLYARFWHKVLYDIGIVPTKEPFQKLYNQGMILGENNEKMSKSKGNVVNPDDIIESHGADTLRLYEMFMGPLDASIAWSENGLDGARRFLDRVWRLIINDEGKLNPIISDAQSSDEMTRVYHQTVKKVTDDFEGLRFNTGISQLMVFVNEAYKQEQLSRSHLEGFIKLLSPVAPHLSEELWSRLGHDETLAYSLWPVYDETWLVESEVEIVVQVNGKVRTKLMVAKEATKEELEKQALELDKIKEEIDGKTIRKVIAVPGKLVNIVAN from the coding sequence TTGGCATTTGAACATCAGAAAATCGAAAAAAAATGGCAGCACGTATGGGAAGAAAATAAAATATTTGCGACAACAGAAGATCCATCTAAGAAAAAGTTTTATGCATTGGATATGTTTCCATATCCATCAGGAGCAGGTTTACATGTAGGACATCCAGAGGGCTATACAGCCACTGATATTTTGTCACGAATGAAGCGCATGCAAGGATATAACGTCCTTCATCCAATGGGATGGGACGCTTTCGGCTTACCGGCAGAGCAATATGCCCTTGATACTGGAAAGCACCCGCGTGAGTTCACAGAACAAAATATTAATAATTTCCGCAGACAAATTAAAGCACTCGGATTCTCTTACGATTGGGATAGAGAAGTGAATACAACAGATGAGACATATTATAAATGGACGCAGTGGATCTTTCTTCAGCTATATAGAAAAGGCTTAGCGTACGTGGATGAAGTAGCGGTTAATTGGTGCCCTGCGTTAGGCACTGTCCTGGCGAATGAAGAGGTTATTGACGGGAAAAGTGAACGAGGCGGTCACCCGGTTGAACGCCGTCCGATGAAGCAATGGATGTTGAAAATTACAGCTTATGCAGATCGGCTTCTTGAGGATCTAGAAGAGCTAGATTGGCCTGAAAGTATTAAAGATATGCAACGGAATTGGATTGGCAGATCTGAAGGTGCGGACGTTCATTTTAAGCTTGATGAGCTTGGGAAAGAGATCACAGTTTTCACGACGCGACCAGATACTTTATACGGAGCCACGTATCTCGTTCTAGCGCCTGAGCATGCCCTCGTTAATGACTTAACGACAGCAGAACAAAAAGAAGCTGTCACCGCTTATCAACACAAAGTGGCTACAAAAAGCGACTTAGAACGCACGGAGTTAGCAAAAGAGAAAACGGGGGTGTTTACTGGGGGATATGCGACTCATCCAGTAACAGGGGAAAAAGTCCCTGTCTGGATCGCTGATTATGTGCTCGTTAATTACGGGACAGGGGCTATTATGGCCGTTCCTGGACATGATGAACGAGATTACGAGTTCGCCAAAACGTTTGACTTGCCAATCAAAGAAGTGGTATCAGGTGGTGATATTTCAACAGAAGCGTACGCTGGTGACGGTGCACACGTTAATTCTGACTTTCTGAATGGTCTTCATAATGAAGAGGCGATTTCAGCAATGTGTGACTGGCTAGAAAAAAATAAAAAAGGGGAACGGCAAATCACGTACCGGTTACGCGATTGGTTATTTAGCCGTCAACGTTATTGGGGAGAACCCATTCCGATGATCCATTGGGAAGACGGAACAATGGAGCCTATTCCTGAACACGAGCTACCACTCACACTTCCTGAAATGGAGGAATTTAAGCCATCGGGAACAGGGGAGTCCCCGCTTGCTAACAATACTGATTGGTTATATGTCACAGACCCTAAGACAGGTAAAAAGGGGCGACGTGAAACGAATACGATGCCACAATGGGCTGGGAGCTGCTGGTATTACTTGCGTTATATTGACCCGCATAATGATGAACAGCTTGCTGATCCAAAGAAGCTACAACAATGGCTACCAGTAGATATTTATATCGGTGGTGCGGAACATGCAGTTCTTCATCTCCTGTATGCGCGATTTTGGCATAAAGTGTTGTACGACATCGGCATCGTTCCAACAAAAGAGCCGTTCCAAAAGCTTTATAACCAAGGGATGATTCTTGGAGAGAATAACGAAAAAATGAGTAAGTCAAAAGGAAATGTCGTCAACCCAGATGATATTATTGAGTCTCATGGAGCGGATACGCTTAGACTTTATGAAATGTTCATGGGACCACTGGATGCTTCCATCGCATGGAGTGAGAACGGCTTAGATGGTGCACGGCGTTTTCTTGATCGTGTATGGCGGTTAATCATTAACGACGAAGGAAAACTAAACCCTATTATCTCTGATGCCCAAAGCAGTGATGAGATGACACGCGTCTATCATCAAACAGTGAAAAAAGTGACGGATGATTTTGAGGGATTAAGGTTTAATACAGGTATTTCTCAATTAATGGTGTTTGTGAATGAAGCCTATAAACAGGAACAATTATCGAGAAGTCATCTAGAAGGTTTCATTAAATTATTGTCACCAGTTGCTCCGCATTTAAGTGAAGAACTTTGGAGCCGGTTAGGCCATGATGAGACGTTGGCTTACAGCTTGTGGCCAGTATATGATGAAACATGGCTTGTTGAAAGTGAAGTAGAAATCGTGGTACAAGTAAACGGGAAAGTTCGTACAAAACTGATGGTAGCTAAAGAGGCTACAAAAGAAGAATTAGAAAAACAGGCTCTAGAGTTAGATAAAATAAAAGAAGAAATAGACGGCAAAACGATTCGCAAAGTGATTGCTGTTCCAGGAAAGTTAGTAAACATTGTTGCTAACTAA
- a CDS encoding TIGR01212 family radical SAM protein (This family includes YhcC from E. coli K-12, an uncharacterized radical SAM protein.): MMTNEQAYLFGDKRYLTWNYHLKQQFGEKIFKVPLDGGFDCPNRDGNVAYGGCTFCSERGSGDFAGDRRDDLVTQFHTIKDKLHKKWRSGKYIGYFQAYTNTYAPVEELRDMYEVILEQEDVIGLSIATRPDCLPDDVVAYLAELNKRTYLWVELGLQTAHDQTGELINRAHDFQSYVEGVKKLRKHGIRVCSHIINGLPLETTTMMLQTAKEVAHLDVQGIKIHLLHLLKRTPMVKHYEKGMLDLMDKDTYIKLVCDQLEVLPPSMIVHRLTGDGPADLMIGPMWSLNKWEVLNGIDNEMKERNSWQGKYFSTDSSQKGLVL; encoded by the coding sequence ATGATGACTAACGAACAAGCTTATCTTTTCGGAGATAAACGCTACCTCACATGGAATTATCATTTGAAACAGCAATTTGGTGAAAAAATATTTAAAGTCCCACTAGACGGTGGATTTGACTGTCCTAACCGAGATGGAAATGTCGCTTATGGGGGCTGTACATTTTGTAGTGAGCGGGGCTCTGGTGACTTTGCCGGTGATAGACGTGATGATTTAGTCACACAGTTTCATACGATCAAAGACAAGCTTCATAAAAAATGGCGATCTGGAAAGTATATCGGCTATTTTCAAGCCTATACAAATACATATGCCCCAGTGGAAGAGCTCCGTGACATGTATGAGGTCATTTTAGAGCAGGAAGATGTGATCGGTCTATCCATTGCCACACGACCTGACTGTTTACCAGATGATGTGGTGGCCTATTTGGCAGAACTGAATAAGCGCACTTATTTATGGGTGGAGTTAGGCTTGCAAACGGCCCATGATCAAACAGGAGAACTTATTAACCGCGCACATGATTTTCAAAGCTATGTAGAAGGGGTGAAAAAGCTCCGCAAACATGGTATTCGGGTATGTTCTCATATTATTAATGGCTTACCATTGGAGACGACCACCATGATGCTCCAAACAGCTAAAGAAGTGGCTCACCTAGATGTCCAAGGAATTAAAATTCATTTACTCCACTTATTAAAAAGGACACCAATGGTCAAACACTATGAAAAAGGCATGCTGGATTTAATGGATAAAGACACCTATATTAAGCTCGTCTGTGATCAGTTAGAAGTCCTTCCTCCTTCAATGATTGTTCACCGCTTAACAGGTGATGGCCCCGCCGATTTAATGATCGGGCCTATGTGGAGTTTAAATAAGTGGGAAGTGCTAAATGGGATCGATAATGAAATGAAAGAACGTAATAGTTGGCAAGGGAAATATTTTTCCACTGACAGCAGTCAAAAGGGGCTTGTGTTATGA
- the metK gene encoding methionine adenosyltransferase produces the protein MVGKTRLFTSESVTEGHPDKICDQISDSILDEIMKNDPNARVACETSVNTGLVLVAGEITTSTYVDIPKVVRETLKEIGYVRAKYGFDYETCAVLTSIDEQSPDIAQGVDQALEAREGHMSDDQIEAIGAGDQGLMFGYADNQTPELMPLPISLSHKLSRRLAEVRKDGTLNYLRPDGKVQVTVEYDENQQPVRIDTIVISTQHHPEVELEQIKADLTTHVIRPVVPEVFLDEKTKYFINPTGRFVIGGPQGDAGLTGRKIIVDTYGGYARHGGGAFSGKDATKVDRSAAYAARYVAKNIVAAGLAERCEVQLAYAIGVAQPVSIAIETFDTGKVSEEVLVKVVRDHFDLRPAGIIKMLDLRRPIYKQTAAYGHFGRTDVDLPWEATDKAELMKEEAFALAKQS, from the coding sequence GTGGTAGGAAAAACACGTTTATTTACATCGGAATCAGTGACAGAAGGACATCCGGATAAAATTTGCGATCAAATATCTGACTCTATTTTAGATGAAATTATGAAAAATGATCCTAATGCACGGGTGGCATGCGAAACATCAGTCAATACAGGACTTGTTCTTGTAGCTGGAGAAATTACAACCTCAACGTATGTGGATATTCCAAAAGTGGTCCGAGAAACGTTGAAGGAAATTGGATATGTAAGGGCGAAATATGGATTTGATTACGAAACATGTGCTGTCCTCACGTCTATTGATGAACAATCTCCAGATATTGCACAAGGTGTCGATCAGGCACTTGAAGCGAGAGAAGGACACATGAGTGATGACCAAATTGAAGCGATTGGTGCAGGAGATCAAGGATTAATGTTTGGCTACGCAGATAATCAAACACCTGAACTTATGCCACTCCCAATCTCCTTATCACATAAACTTTCTCGTCGTCTAGCAGAAGTGCGTAAAGATGGCACATTGAATTATTTACGTCCTGATGGAAAAGTACAAGTAACAGTCGAATATGATGAAAATCAACAGCCAGTTCGAATTGACACAATTGTTATTTCTACTCAACATCACCCTGAAGTAGAATTAGAACAAATTAAAGCAGATTTAACGACACACGTCATACGACCTGTTGTCCCGGAAGTATTTTTAGATGAAAAAACAAAGTATTTTATTAATCCAACTGGACGATTTGTTATTGGCGGCCCTCAAGGGGATGCTGGTTTAACTGGTAGAAAAATTATTGTAGATACGTATGGCGGCTATGCACGCCATGGTGGTGGGGCATTTTCTGGTAAAGACGCCACTAAAGTCGATCGATCTGCCGCTTATGCTGCTCGCTATGTTGCAAAGAATATTGTGGCAGCCGGTTTAGCCGAACGATGCGAAGTTCAACTAGCTTATGCCATCGGTGTTGCTCAACCGGTATCAATTGCAATTGAAACGTTTGATACAGGAAAAGTATCGGAGGAAGTGCTCGTTAAAGTGGTACGAGATCACTTTGACTTGCGCCCGGCAGGTATCATCAAAATGCTCGATTTACGCCGGCCGATATACAAACAAACTGCTGCCTATGGCCATTTTGGTCGGACGGATGTTGACCTTCCGTGGGAAGCGACAGATAAAGCGGAGTTAATGAAAGAAGAGGCATTTGCATTAGCAAAGCAATCGTGA
- the ltaE gene encoding low-specificity L-threonine aldolase: MIDLRSDTVTKPSQLMRDVMAKADVGDDVYGEDPTVNELEAYAAKLVGKEAGLFVPSGTQGNQIAVLTHTHLGQEVIMDEDAHVFVYEGGAISAFAGVQSRTLPHVNGEIPLKTLEEAIRPDDVHFPETGLIWLENTHNRSGGTVLTTDYLKHVGEIATHHNVPVHMDGARLFNAVVASGEDVTTITQHVDSVQFCLSKGLGAPVGSILAGSDSFIASARKKRKMLGGGLRQAGVLAAPGLLALKSNIKRLADDHEHARMLAAAINRYTDMVVAHDIHTNIIIADTVHSAKTAKEWVSLLAEKGVSVIQYKAEALRFTTHLNISTKNINDVINLLKTCS, from the coding sequence ATGATCGATTTAAGAAGTGATACTGTCACTAAACCGAGCCAGTTAATGCGGGATGTGATGGCAAAAGCTGATGTGGGTGATGATGTATATGGAGAAGACCCTACAGTCAATGAATTAGAAGCTTATGCAGCTAAGCTTGTGGGAAAAGAAGCGGGCCTCTTCGTCCCGAGCGGTACACAAGGGAACCAAATAGCTGTTTTGACTCATACACATTTAGGGCAAGAAGTGATTATGGACGAAGACGCACACGTATTTGTTTATGAGGGTGGTGCTATTTCTGCTTTTGCAGGTGTTCAATCGCGGACACTTCCCCATGTAAACGGAGAAATACCATTGAAAACATTGGAGGAAGCCATTCGACCAGATGATGTGCACTTCCCCGAAACAGGCCTAATCTGGCTTGAAAACACGCATAACCGTAGTGGGGGAACTGTTCTAACGACTGATTACTTAAAACATGTAGGGGAAATAGCCACTCACCATAACGTGCCAGTACATATGGATGGCGCCCGTCTCTTTAACGCTGTTGTTGCCAGTGGTGAAGATGTCACAACGATTACGCAGCATGTGGATTCCGTACAGTTTTGTCTGTCAAAAGGCTTAGGTGCCCCAGTAGGGTCCATTCTAGCTGGCAGTGACTCCTTTATCGCTAGCGCCAGAAAAAAACGAAAAATGCTCGGAGGCGGCCTTCGCCAAGCAGGTGTCCTTGCAGCTCCAGGCCTACTGGCGTTAAAATCAAATATAAAACGGCTGGCAGACGATCACGAACATGCTCGAATGTTAGCAGCAGCGATAAATAGGTATACTGATATGGTAGTCGCTCATGACATTCATACCAACATCATTATTGCCGACACGGTCCACTCTGCTAAGACAGCTAAAGAATGGGTATCTTTGCTAGCTGAAAAGGGCGTTTCCGTTATTCAATATAAAGCTGAGGCATTACGTTTCACAACACATTTAAATATATCTACAAAAAATATTAACGACGTCATTAACCTATTAAAAACGTGTTCATAA
- a CDS encoding MFS transporter: MPKAIWILVIGMTINVTGASFLWPLNTIYMSQELGRSLTMAGSVTMINAAAGVIGNLLGGRLFDKIGGYKTIITGVTITTVSAFTLAGFHQSFTAYVLLLTTIGFGGGMMVPCMYALAGAIWPEGGRKPFNAMYVAQNVGVAAGAAIGGLLASFRFDYVFFGNGVMYGSFFLLALCFFKHLEEEGRKVSASSKNQQTERVESSKRFQALLLLCAGFLVCWIAYTQWASTISVHTQNLGIPLSAYSLLWTINGGMIIFCQPLIKFFIRRWVHSLKAQIYVGLSIFMVSYLILANAEALTAFVVAMIILTLGEMFVWPAIPTIAHTLAPKGKAGFYQGIVNSVGTGGRMIGPLFGGLMADLFGMAALFYVLVAMFSIAFIMTRIFDKGVSHLDFTKKQQESSAS, from the coding sequence ATGCCAAAAGCGATTTGGATTTTAGTGATTGGGATGACGATTAATGTGACGGGTGCGTCATTTTTATGGCCACTGAATACCATATATATGAGTCAGGAGCTGGGACGGTCTTTAACGATGGCTGGAAGTGTGACAATGATAAACGCAGCAGCAGGAGTGATAGGGAATCTATTAGGTGGAAGGTTGTTTGATAAGATTGGAGGGTACAAAACGATTATAACTGGTGTCACAATCACAACAGTAAGTGCTTTTACGCTAGCTGGTTTCCATCAGTCATTTACTGCTTATGTCCTTTTGCTCACAACGATTGGGTTTGGCGGCGGTATGATGGTCCCTTGTATGTATGCATTAGCTGGAGCGATTTGGCCAGAAGGCGGGCGTAAACCGTTTAATGCCATGTACGTGGCACAAAATGTGGGTGTTGCTGCAGGGGCAGCTATCGGTGGATTACTTGCCAGCTTCAGGTTCGATTACGTTTTCTTTGGGAACGGTGTGATGTATGGTAGTTTTTTCTTACTTGCGCTCTGTTTTTTTAAGCATCTTGAAGAGGAGGGAAGGAAGGTTTCAGCTTCCTCTAAGAATCAACAGACAGAGCGAGTGGAAAGTAGTAAGCGATTCCAAGCGCTTCTTTTACTATGCGCTGGCTTCTTAGTGTGTTGGATTGCTTATACTCAGTGGGCGTCGACTATTTCTGTTCATACCCAAAACTTAGGAATACCATTAAGTGCGTACAGTCTATTGTGGACGATTAATGGGGGAATGATCATTTTTTGTCAGCCTCTTATTAAATTTTTTATAAGAAGATGGGTTCATTCTTTAAAAGCACAAATTTATGTGGGACTTAGTATTTTCATGGTTTCGTATTTAATTTTAGCCAATGCGGAAGCTTTGACAGCATTTGTGGTAGCGATGATCATTCTAACTTTGGGAGAAATGTTTGTTTGGCCAGCTATACCGACAATTGCCCACACATTAGCTCCAAAAGGAAAGGCTGGCTTTTATCAAGGGATTGTAAATAGTGTCGGAACAGGAGGTAGGATGATAGGCCCCCTTTTCGGTGGACTCATGGCTGACTTATTTGGAATGGCCGCCTTATTTTATGTGCTTGTGGCAATGTTTTCGATTGCCTTTATCATGACTCGAATTTTCGATAAAGGCGTTTCTCACCTTGATTTTACTAAAAAACAACAAGAAAGTTCAGCTTCTTAG
- a CDS encoding tetraprenyl-beta-curcumene synthase family protein translates to MTIPTTSWSLMIQIYKKVIPEVYSCLHEWRNRAKEIPDPELREQALASIATKTFHCEGGAVYALLAGDNLKEAVKFIVAYQTISDYLDNLCDRSTSLDPHDFSALHVAMTDALTVNGPLHDYYHYREEKDDGGYLTELVKTCQSCILSFPSYSEVEGQNLKLASLYSDLQVHKHVHHEEREARLITWFEQHKVEGEPLTWYEFSACTGSTLGIFCLSSYAAGDPDFSVEEAECVAARYFPWVQGLHIMMDYFIDQEEDRIEGDLNFCFYYESDEALLSRMEQFFKKADESLKTIRDHKFHRLINNGLLAIYLADEKVKADADLKKSRRRLMRYGGITTFLFYSFIKFNLMKTDRREKVTAS, encoded by the coding sequence GTGACGATCCCTACGACATCTTGGTCTCTTATGATTCAAATTTATAAAAAGGTTATTCCAGAGGTCTATTCATGCTTGCATGAGTGGCGAAACCGAGCTAAAGAGATACCAGATCCTGAGCTTCGTGAACAAGCGTTAGCCAGTATTGCCACAAAAACATTTCACTGTGAAGGCGGTGCTGTCTATGCCCTATTGGCTGGCGATAATCTAAAGGAAGCCGTTAAGTTTATCGTGGCTTACCAAACGATCAGTGATTATTTAGATAATTTGTGTGATAGAAGTACATCGTTAGATCCCCATGATTTTAGTGCACTCCATGTGGCGATGACAGATGCCCTTACTGTAAACGGACCGTTGCATGATTATTATCATTATCGAGAGGAAAAGGATGATGGGGGTTATTTGACTGAACTCGTTAAAACGTGTCAGTCTTGTATCTTGTCATTTCCTTCCTACAGTGAAGTAGAAGGACAAAACCTGAAGTTAGCCTCTTTATATAGCGACTTGCAAGTGCATAAGCATGTCCATCATGAGGAAAGGGAAGCCCGTTTGATCACATGGTTTGAACAGCATAAAGTAGAGGGGGAGCCGCTGACATGGTATGAATTTTCGGCTTGTACAGGCTCTACACTCGGTATATTTTGTTTAAGTTCATATGCAGCAGGGGATCCTGACTTTTCAGTAGAAGAGGCGGAGTGTGTTGCCGCACGCTATTTTCCTTGGGTCCAAGGTTTACATATAATGATGGATTACTTTATTGATCAAGAGGAAGATCGGATAGAAGGGGATTTAAACTTTTGTTTTTACTATGAAAGTGACGAAGCATTGCTTAGTAGAATGGAGCAGTTCTTTAAGAAAGCGGATGAATCGCTAAAAACGATAAGAGATCATAAGTTCCATCGGTTAATTAACAATGGTTTGCTCGCTATCTATCTTGCAGATGAAAAAGTTAAAGCAGATGCTGATTTAAAAAAGAGTCGTCGCCGATTAATGCGTTATGGTGGCATAACCACTTTTCTCTTTTATTCATTTATAAAGTTTAATCTCATGAAAACCGATCGAAGAGAAAAAGTCACAGCATCGTAA
- a CDS encoding gamma carbonic anhydrase family protein: MTIYPYNGKYPTISEKAYIATGVIITGDVTIHQNASIWFNTVIRGDVAPTIIEKGVNVQDNSTLHQSPNMPLHLKEGVTIGHQCILHSCLIHKHALVGMGSLILDGAEIGEEAFIGAGSLVPPGKKIPPRTLALGRPAKVVRELTEDDLAEMKRIREDYIAKAVHYKRLENNQ; this comes from the coding sequence ATGACTATTTACCCATACAATGGCAAATACCCCACCATCAGTGAAAAGGCCTATATTGCCACAGGGGTTATTATTACCGGTGATGTGACGATTCATCAGAATGCAAGCATATGGTTTAATACAGTCATACGTGGAGATGTGGCCCCAACAATCATTGAAAAGGGCGTCAATGTTCAGGATAATAGTACCCTTCATCAAAGTCCTAACATGCCATTGCATTTGAAAGAAGGTGTCACTATCGGACATCAGTGTATCTTACATAGTTGTCTCATTCATAAGCATGCTCTAGTAGGAATGGGATCACTTATTCTTGATGGTGCAGAAATCGGCGAAGAAGCTTTTATTGGGGCAGGGAGCCTTGTACCACCGGGAAAGAAGATTCCCCCAAGAACATTAGCACTCGGTCGTCCAGCTAAAGTCGTTCGTGAATTGACTGAAGATGACCTTGCAGAAATGAAGCGAATTAGAGAGGACTATATTGCGAAAGCAGTCCATTATAAACGTTTGGAAAATAATCAATAA
- a CDS encoding alpha/beta fold hydrolase, with product MWRWESTSKEAKGVFVVVHGVGEYHVRYKWVTERLNEFGYHVILGDLPGQGTTEGRKGHVKSFNDYIKAVSGWLSEAKKYGLPVILLGHSMGGLISTRTLMEMREERLPQMVILSSPCFGLFNKTPMNKKVLSLALNRVTPGLRFSTGLESGTRDPLMRERDATDHLLVKKVSVRWYRELEKAIKIAHDKTERFPELPLLVMQGGDDRIVDKFKVKEWFNQVDLKDKYYKEWEGLYHEVLNEPEKNHVLAHMLGFVTMNLHN from the coding sequence ATGTGGAGATGGGAATCGACATCAAAAGAAGCTAAAGGGGTATTTGTTGTTGTTCACGGAGTTGGGGAGTATCATGTGCGTTATAAATGGGTGACTGAACGCTTAAATGAATTTGGGTATCATGTCATACTTGGGGATTTACCTGGCCAAGGGACCACAGAAGGGCGAAAGGGGCATGTGAAAAGCTTCAACGACTACATAAAAGCTGTATCAGGCTGGCTTAGTGAAGCCAAGAAGTACGGGTTACCTGTGATTTTGTTAGGGCACAGTATGGGGGGCCTTATATCAACTCGCACGTTAATGGAAATGCGGGAAGAAAGGCTTCCTCAAATGGTGATTTTATCGTCACCTTGTTTTGGATTATTTAATAAAACACCAATGAACAAAAAGGTGCTTTCTTTGGCATTGAATAGGGTGACACCTGGCTTGAGATTTTCGACTGGCCTAGAGTCGGGGACGCGCGATCCGTTAATGCGGGAACGAGATGCCACCGATCATCTGTTAGTAAAAAAAGTCAGTGTCAGGTGGTATAGAGAATTAGAAAAAGCGATCAAAATCGCCCATGACAAAACTGAACGTTTTCCAGAATTGCCGCTCCTTGTTATGCAAGGTGGTGATGACCGGATTGTCGATAAATTTAAAGTGAAAGAATGGTTTAATCAAGTAGATTTAAAGGATAAATATTATAAAGAATGGGAAGGACTGTACCATGAAGTGCTAAACGAACCGGAAAAAAATCATGTGCTGGCTCATATGCTCGGTTTCGTTACGATGAATCTTCATAATTAA